From a single Hypomesus transpacificus isolate Combined female chromosome 14, fHypTra1, whole genome shotgun sequence genomic region:
- the cep290 gene encoding centrosomal protein of 290 kDa isoform X1 encodes MPPKLDWGEVMGADPDKLPDKEVEMFYNMLSEVKERELKGCTPDKMVQLFRVSQTVMKMKGQEATVAYELIDNAGSDQAIVENELRARAFKLEQELEMAQRSSVGRDTRFLRDEIRQLETQLEQREKEYSQLEKEMSKEKKNNEELIFRAEKAEDESRKLKREIKQLKKKNEQLQQDADFYRRELDQTEPVQSRKEGSETQRRLNLANRQLYQCMEDIQRTEDEIVHLKTQNEHMQKSLEESVKEMEKMTDEYNKMKIVVQQTDSIMDQLRRERDSAKLQVRELSGQIQSRSEEDDPVMAAVNAKVEEWKRVLVGKDEEIMEYQQMIHELRDKLRSAQMDTDKSNVIALQQVIYELCGAVQERDNQIKMLTEQVEQYTGEMEKYALLIEELKKPTAKGRGLSSTPQQRKIEELNSKLQAAETRARESERVAELAEADARDKDKDLSETLNRMRTYESGTDGLEAAIAEIKECKNQIRLRDHETEAMTKEINQLEMQINNLLDENEDLRERLGLDPKGEIDLSEFRRTKDHRQRQYKAENVVLTKEIERLEEERLELKIQIRRMVKDRGITLTSSVLEDDIITSKHIQMTTKQTSTFADEEIKRKYDHLLKDLNTKERELELQKTQSSELKAKLEDLSKDKKQFEEGMTEILQALKDAQQNAPAGTSVTIPSLERLVDAIEIKNFTLAGKFDANLHLKAQVNQLIGRNDELRQEMRLARDEAASTLSQLVRARENVVHLQCEVEALRKSGGSGTIFRTLNLPEDMAPSSTEAISSLNEYAVRLLQEIKVKEESNKKLVLALEEYQRKFSVIRHQQGLLYKHHQSEKECWQKEREVFTELKNKLEEQKEVDTIRVKEFNHWLDALQKDPEEVRRHAAEAARKLTVLRVNETCLTRCYTTLLEQEHHLRKENAKLREDFTAMQAAVTEHMGYLQRYKEMAAYKMAALQRALDESVPSSELERANRQYTELTVKYRDMLQRDNHLVQRTTGLEHLNNENECLHEQISGLNKELAITKEKLHTLEQAWEHINTVGGESGMDKAAKAVANSEIVSASRRITTLEMKELNERQRAEHALQMYEHLRKSLRQVEERNSELETKFAELTKQSLEAQKVEWELRDELTNSVSKEASDADRARISELEESEAQLRIEASKLREVSDVAKMQVAAFEARQQSREKEVEALRRQVLDYQSQSDERALIAKLHQHLVALQLSESAAVGKLEVATTRIQQLEAYKLRAEQKLDAGERSLYHARQAGQNRVRYLRQIIQSLRRQFAGALPLAHQEKFSQTMMNLQDDQEKVQKEKRLAVDERREAEGKVQELEVKLRGLEELISTLKDVKGAQKVNEWHKKMEDVRLQELRRGRELGVQKEEIRHLKNLVAEQERTIQTLEEDIVQQNTILEERQLSWDQREVELERQLDLYEKQQNEILGTARKLEETTGALLDPSLPLAHQLDFALGKIKEQVRTILETQATCKTLDEKLKEKEAALWKAEQNVLSRDKVINELRLRLPASADRERLLADLSKHQEDQSESQPALKVAHQTINNLQGRLDQKEEVLKKYQNLLARARQEQEDMTKKQEEEVRILNQKLDSHTDTSLDRFKQTALDLMKKPSIAVPTTKHLLRLAEMEQTVVEQDSSLSTLDNRLKAVSGELERQRAAAIMQAKEHAIERSKLEEHHAAQVKALSGEVEERHAQTAQMEKELHYLRAELEAQKEANVRSPSNTMKSLVERLKAQLHRKGKQLKSLSKVMLDLRAEMTSHAEQQIISNAAHKEESHNIQSLVDRQTKDLKAVMLELREDLQGARESLKAAKGRENALGEKLEGLRRDLQKSQRAESALQGEKEERDQEIQVLRQRVKRLNSGLQNQSEADLKGPTVEALQKKIRKLEAELEKRGVPDPTKRKNLNDDKSSKDEIARWEEGKKWQAKMEKMKSMLKEKERETETLTKQLSTLKELYGRVDQEKASLLRKLKGRVAVTADQVVGARHLEAENEAEELRRRNAELERDLLSVRQKQALPRDTAMEEMTRRNRHLEERLHSLEGQMSVEPPSRPSTSGRGTGTPAQKDHELQRDNLKLSSENLELRFQLEQANKDLPRLKDQVADLKELCHALKNDKAEVERKLSHIRGAGRSGKTVPELEKTIGLMKRVVERVQRENETLKKSPATPTQEQFTTLKQAHDKLKIDYGHLKEQTAAQLSSRQDSKTKEIEKIVMENERLRKEIKRETEAVEKLRVAKTSLEVTNDKLVTDLDEMKQRLLAAQSRTIPEGADSKTWKATVISRLFENKMKELEKDNAQKTSSLSELRQQLRQASATEERAQHAVRQLEDQVDLLKNFPTGEQTDLSKDLQSARLTNRQLEREKADLVKRLHEFSERHGATSGDSARPGYEELQNLLKATDLEKRQLKAQVKKLKTELENFDPTFFEEIEDLKFNYNLEVKKNIVLEEQLKKVCEQFGVVADIPANVSIS; translated from the exons ATGCCTCCAAAACTTGATTGGGGTGAAGTGATGGGAGCCGACCCAGACAAACTGCCAGACAAAGAAGTAGAGATGTTCTACAACATGCTCTCAGAG gtgaaagagagggagctgAAAGGATGCACCCCAGACAAAATGGTTCAGCTATTTCGAGTGTCCCAGACTGTAATGAAG atgAAGGGTCAGGAAGCTACTGTAGCCTATGAACTCATTGATAACGCTGGCTCAGACCAAGCAATAGTTG AAAATGAATTAAGGGCCCGGGCATTCAAGTTGGAACAAGAGCTAGAG ATGGCCCAGCGCTCATCAGTGGGACGAGACACCCGCTTCTTACGGGATGAGATTCGCCAACTGGAGACTCAGTTGGAGCAAAGGGAGAAGGAATACAGCCAGTTGGAGAAGGAAATGAgcaaggagaaaaaaaacaacgagGAA ttgATATTTCGGGCAGAGAAGGCCGAGGATGAGAGCAGGAAACTGAAACGAGAG ATAAAACAGCTTAAGAAAAAG AACGAGCAACTTCAGCAGGATGCAGACTTCTACCGCCGGGAGCTTGACCAGACGGAGCCAGTCCAGTCCAGGAAGGAGGGCAGTGAGACCCAGAGGAGGCTCAACTTAGCCAATCGACAGCTCTATCAGTGTATGGAGGACATCCAG AGGACAGAAGACGAAATAGTGCACCTGAAAACACAGAATGAACATATGCAGAAGAGTCTCGAGGAGTCCGTAAAGGAGATGGAAAAGATGACAGACGAGTATAACAAGATGAAGATTGTAGTGCAACAAACCGACTCCATCATGGACCAgctcaggagagagagggatagtgcCAAGCTGCAG GTCAGAGAGCTGAGTGGGCAGATCCAGAGCCGGTCCGAGGAGGACGACCCGGTTATGGCAGCAGTCAATGCCAAGGTGGAGGAATGGAAG AGAGTGCTGGTCGGAAAGGATGAGGAGATCATGGAGTACCAGCAGATGATCCACGAGCTGAGGGATAAGCTACGCAGTGCCCAAATGGACACAGACAAAAGCAATGTCATTGCCCTGCAACAG GTCATATACGAGCTATGCGGT GCGGTGCAAGAGAGGGATAATCAAATCAAGATGCTGACGGAACAAGTGGAGCAGTATacgggagagatggagaagtatGCGTTGCTCATAGAGGAACTGAAGAAACCCACGGCAAAGGGCAGAG GCCTGTCCTCGACCCCTCAGCAGAGGAAGATTGAGGAGCTGAACTCGAAGCTGCAGGCCGCAGAAACAAGAGCGCGGGAATCAGAGCGTGTGGCAGAGTTAGCTGAGGCTGACgcaagagacaaagacaaagatcTCAGTGAAACGCTCAATCGCATGAGGACATACGAGTCT GGAACCGATGGCCTTGAGGCTGCAATTGCTGAGATCAAGGAGTGTAAAAACCAGATAAGATTGCGAGACCATGAGACGGAAGCCATGACCAAAGAGATCAACCAGTTGGAGATGCAAATCAATAACCTACTGGATGAGAATGAGGATCTTAGGGAAAGACTCG GTCTAGATCCGAAAGGGGAAATAGATTTGTCAGAATTCCGAAGAACCAAAGATCATAGACAACGGCAGTACAAAGCAGAAAATGTGGTCCTCACAAAAGAG ATTGAACGCCTGGAAGAGGAAAGACTTGAATTGAAAATACAAATTCGACGCATGGTGAAGGACAGGG GGATCACACTGACTAGTTCAGTTCTAGAAGATGATATCATTACCAGCAAACACATCCAGATGACAACCAAGCAGACCTCCACTTTTGCAGATGAGGAGATAAAACGCAAG TATGATCATCTGCTGAAGGACCTCAACACCAAGGAGAGAGAACTAGAGCTCCAGAAGACTCAGTCATCTGAGTTAAAAGCCAAAT TGGAAGACTTATCAAAGGACAAGAAGCAGTTTGAAGAAGGAATGACAGAGATCCTTCAAGCCCTAAAGGATGCTCAACAGAATGCCCCCGCTGGAACAAGTGTTACTATTCCCAGTCTAGAGAGGCTGGTTGAT GCAATAGAGATTAAGAACTTCACGTTGGCGGGAAAGTTTGACGCCAACCTGCACCTAAAGGCCCAAGTAAACCAGCTAATTGGCAGAAATGACGAGCTCAGACAGGAAATGAGGTTGGCCCGGGACGAGGCTGCCAGCACCTTGAGTCAACTTGTCAGAGCAAGAGAAAAT GTTGTCCATTTACAGTGCGAGGTGGAGGCACTGAGGAAGTCTGGAGGTAGTGGGACCATCTTTAGGACCCTGAATCTCCCTGAGGACATGGCTCCATCCAGCACTGAGGCTATCAGTTCCCTGAATGAGTATGCTGTCAGACTGCTACAG GAGATCAAAGTCAAGGAGGAGTCCAATAAGAAGCTTGTGTTGGCCTTAGAGGAGTACCAGAGGAAGTTTTCTGTAATCCGCCACCAGCAGGGACTCCTCTACAAACATCACCAGAG TGAGAAAGAGTGCTGGCAAAAGGAAAGGGAGGTGTTTACAGAACTAAAGAACAAGCTGGAAGAACAGAAGGAGGTGGACACAATCCGAGTCAAAGAGTTCAAT CATTGGCTGGACGCCCTGCAGAAGGACCCGGAGGAGGTTCGCAGGCACGCGGCCGAGGCAGCCAGGAAGCTGACAGTGCTGCGGGTGAACGAGACGTGTCTGACCCGCTGCTACACCAccctgctggagcaggagcACCACCTCCGCAAGGAGAACGCCAAACTCAGGGAGGACTTCACCGCCATGCAGGCCGCGGTCACCGAGCACATGGGCTACTTGCAGAGATACAAG GAAATGGCTGCATACAAGATGGCAGCGCTGCAGAGGGCCTTGGATGAAAGCGTTCCTTCTTCAGAGCTCGAGAGGGCTAACAGGCAGTACACAGAGCTGACGGTGAAATACAGGGACATGCTTCAGAGGGACAATCACCTCGTTCAGAGGACCACCGGCCTTGAACATCTCAAC AACGAGAACGAGTGTCTACACGAGCAAATCTCCGGTCTCAACAAGGAGCTGGCGATAACCAAGGAGAAACTTCATACGTTAGAGCAAGCTTGGGAGCACATCAACACAGTTG GTGGTGAGAGCGGCATGGACAAAGCGGCCAAGGCGGTGGCCAACAGTGAGATCGTGTCTGCTTCCAGAAGGATCACCACGCTGGAGATGAAGGAGCTGAATGAGAGGCAGCGCGCCGAGCACGCCCTCCAGATGTACGAGCACCTGAGGAAGTCCCTCCGGCAGGTGGAGGAGCGCAACTCGGAGCTGGAGACCAAGTTTGCAGAG CTGACCAAGCAGAGCCTGGAGGCCCAGAAGGTGGAGTGGGAGCTGAGGGACGAGCTGACCAACAGCGTGAGCAAGGAAGCGAGCGACGCAGACCGCGCCAGGATCAGCGAGCTAGAGGAAAGCGAGGCCCAGCTCCGGATCGAAGCCTCTAA GTTGCGGGAGGTATCGGACGTGGCTAAAATGCAGGTGGCGGCTTTTGAGGCACGGCAGCAGTCCAGAGAGAAGGAAGTGGAAGCCCTGCGGAGACAAGTTCTAGACTATCAG TCCCAGTCAGATGAAAGAGCCCTCATTGCCAAACTACACCAACACCTAGTTGCGTTGCAACTCAGCGAGTCAGCCGCCGTGGGAAAACTGGAGGTCGCCACCACTCGCATCCAGCAACTGGAGGCCTACAAGCTCCGCGCGGAGCAGAAGCTGGACGCCGGCGAGCGATCCCTGTACCACGCCCGCCAGGCAGGCCAAAATCGGGTCCGGTATCTACGCCAAATCATCCAGTCTTTGCGCAGGCAGTTTGCCGGAGCCCTGCCCTTAGCCCATCAGGAGAAGTTCTCTCAGACCATGATGAACCTGCAGGACGATCAAGAGAAGGTGCAGAAAGAGAAGCGATTGGCGGtcgatgagaggagagaggccgaGGGAAAGGTGCAGGAGTTGGAGGTCAAGctgagaggactggaggagctCATATCGACACTGAAGGACGTGAAGGGTGCTCAGAAG GTGAACGAGTGGCACAAGAAGATGGAGGACGTTCGTCTGCAGGAGTTGAGGCGGGGCAGGGAGCTGGGCGTCCAGAAGGAGGAGATCAGACACCTGAAGAACCTGGTGGCTGAACAGGAGCGCACCATCCAGACTTTGGAGGAGGACATCGTCCAGCAAaacact ATCCTGGAGGAGCGGCAGCTGTCCTGGGACCAGCGAGAGGTGGAGTTGGAGCGCCAGCTGGACCTCTACGAGAAGCAGCAGAATGAAATCCTTGGCACTGCCCGAAAG CTTGAGGAAACCACAGGTGCCCTGCTAGATCCGAGTCTTCCACTGGCCCACCAGTTGGATTTTGCGCTGGGTAAAATCAAAGAGCAAGTCCGCACCATCCTGGAGACACAAGCCACCTGCAAAACTCTGGACGAG AAGCTGAAGGAAAAAGAGGCAGCCCTTTGGAAGGCGGAGCAGAACGTCCTGTCTCGGGACAAGGTCATCAACGAGCTGCGACTCCGCCTCCCGGCCTCTGCGGACCGAGAGAGGCTCCTAGCCGACCTCTCCAAGCACCAGGAGGACCAGTCAGAAAGCCAACCTGCCCTTAAAGTGGCCCACCAGACCATCAACAATCTGCAGGGTCGTCTGGATCAGAAAGAGGAGGTTCTCAAGAAGTATCAGAACTTGCTGGCACGGGCTAGACAG GAGCAAGAGGACATGACCAaaaaacaggaggaggaggtgaggattcTGAATCAGAAGCTGGACTCGCACACGGATACTTCCCTGGACCGCTTCAAACAGACTGCGTTG GACCTGATGAAGAAGCCCAGCATCGCCGTGCCGACCACCAAGCACCTGTTGCGGCTGGCTGAGATGGAGCAGACGGTGGTGGAGCAGGACAGCTCGCTCTCCACCCTCGACAACCGGCTCAAGGCCGTCAGCGGCGAACTGGAGCGCCAAAGGGCCGCCGCCATCATGCAGGCCAAGGAGCATGCCATCGAGAGGTCAAA GTTGGAGGAGCACCATGCGGCCCAGGTGAAGGCTCTgtccggggaggtggaggagcggCACGCCCAGACGGCGcagatggagaaggagctgCACTACCTCCGCGCCGAGCTGGAGGCCCAGAAGGAGGCCAACGTCCGCTCGCCCAGCAACACCATGAAGAGCCTGGTGGAGCGGCTGAAGGCCCAGCTCCATCGGAAAGGGAAACAGCTCAAG TCTCTCAGCAAAGTCATGTTGGATCTGAGGGCAGAGATGACCTCCCACGCTGAACAGCAGATTATATCGAACGCAGCCCACAAGGAGGAGAGCCATAACATCCAGAGTCTGGTGGACAGGCAAACAAAAGACCTTAAG GCCGTCATGCTGGAGCTGAGGGAGGACCTCCAGGGAGCCAGGGAGTCCCTGAAGGCAGCTAAGGGGCGAGAGAACGCCCTCGGCGAGAAGCTGGAGGGTCTGAGGAGAGACCTGCAGAAGAGCCAGCGAGCGGAGAGCGCTctgcagggagagaaggaggagcgcGACCAGGAGATCCAGGTGCTGAGGCAGCGGGTCAAGAGGCTCAACAGCGGCCTGCAG AATCAGTCAGAGGCTGATTTGAAGGGGCCCACAGTGGAGGCACTGCAGAAGAAAATTCGAAAATTGGAGGCAGAACTGGAGAAGAGAGGTGTTCCAGACCCTACTAAGAGGAAGAACTTAAACGACGACAAG TCATCAAAGGATGAAATAGCGCGCTGGGAGGAGGGCAAGAAGTGGCAAGCTAAGATGGAGAAAATGAAGAGTATgctgaaggagaaggaaagagaaacagagactcTCACCAAACAACTCAGCACCCTCAAAGAGCTTTATGGCAg AGTGGACCAGGAGAAGGCTTCCCTGCTGAGGAAGCTAAAGGGACGCGTTGCCGTGACGGCAGATCAGGTGGTCGGCGCACGCCACCTGGAGGCCGAGAACGAGGcggaggagctgaggaggagaaacgCAGAGCTGGAGCGAGATCTCCTCAGCGTGAG ACAGAAGCAGGCCTTACCCCGAGACACTGCCATGGAGGAAATGACCCGGAGGAACCGccacctggaggagaggcttCACTCACTGGAGGGCCAGATGTCCGTGGAGCCCCCCTCGAGACCCTCT ACATCTGGACGAGGCACCGGCACGCCTGCTCAGAAGGACCACGAGCTGCAGCGGGACAACCTGAAGCTCTCCTCAGAGAACCTGGAACTCCGCTTTCAGCTGGAGCAGGCCAACAAGGATCTGCCCAGGCTCAAG GACCAGGTTGCAGACCTTAAAGAGCTGTGTCATGCCCTTAAGAACGACAAGGCTGAAGTGGAGAGAAAGCTAAGCCACATTCGTGGA GCGGGTCGCAGCGGTAAGACTGTGCCAGAACTGGAGAAAACCATTGGACTGATGAAGAGGGTGGTGGAAAGGGTGCAGAGGGAAAATGAGACTCTCAAGAAAAGTCCTGCAACTCCGACACAGGAGCAGTTCACCACTCTGAAGCAAGCACATGATAAACTTAAG ATTGATTATGGGCATCTCAAGGAACAAACTGCAGCACAACTAAGCTCCAGACAAGATTCCAAAACCAAAGAAATTGAGAAAATTGTGATGGAAAATGAACGTTTACGAAAGGAGATTAAAAGG GAGACAGAGGCTGTGGAGAAGCTTAGAGTGGCCAAGACTAGCTTGGAGGTGACTAATGACAAGCTGGTGACTGACCTTGATGAAATGAAGCAAAGACTACTGGCAGCACAGTCCAGAACCATCCCCGAGGGAGCCGACAGTAAGACCTGGAAGGCAACTGTGATATCTAG GCTGTTTGAGAACAAGATGAAGGAGTTGGAGAAGGACAACGCTCAGAAGACGTCCAGTCTGTCAGAGCTCAGGCAGCAGCTGCGTCAGGCCAGCgccacagaggagagagcgCAGCATGCGGTCAGACAGCTGGAAGACCAG GTGGACTTGTTGAAGAACTTTCCCACTGGAGAGCAGACAGATCTCTCGAAGGACCTTCAGTCAGCTAG ATTGACCAATAGACAGCTGGAAAGGGAAAAGGCAGATTTGGTTAAGAGGCTCCATGAGTTCAGTGAGCGGCATGGGGCCACTTCTGGTGACTCTGCTCGACCAG GTTACGAAGAGCTGCAAAATCTACTCAAGGCAACTGACCTAGAGAAAAGACAGTTAAAG GCTCAAGTAAAAAAACTGAAGACAGAACTGGAAAACTTTGATCCAACATTTTTCGAGGAAATCGAAGACCTGAAGTTTAACTACAATTTAGAGGTGAAGAAAAATATTGTTTTGGAAGAACAACTAAAGAAGGTTTGTGAGCAGTTTGGTGTGGTGGCGGATATCCCTGCTAATGTGTCCATCAGCTAA